Proteins from one Mycobacterium sp. HUMS_12744610 genomic window:
- the trxA gene encoding thioredoxin → MTDSTVDVTDASFATEVLSSDKPVLVDFWATWCGPCKMVAPVLEQIASEQGEQLTVAKLDVDANPQTASQFQVVSIPTMILFKDGQPVKRITGAKGKAALLREISEFVG, encoded by the coding sequence ATGACTGACAGCACGGTGGACGTGACCGACGCGTCGTTTGCCACGGAGGTGCTTTCCAGCGACAAGCCTGTGCTGGTTGACTTTTGGGCGACCTGGTGCGGTCCGTGCAAGATGGTGGCCCCAGTGCTCGAGCAGATCGCTTCTGAGCAGGGCGAGCAGCTGACGGTGGCCAAGCTCGACGTCGACGCCAACCCGCAGACCGCCTCCCAGTTCCAGGTGGTGTCGATCCCCACCATGATCCTGTTCAAGGACGGGCAACCGGTGAAACGGATCACTGGCGCCAAGGGCAAAGCGGCGCTGCTGCGCGAGATTTCGGAATTCGTGGGTTAA
- the trxB gene encoding thioredoxin-disulfide reductase, giving the protein MSADTVHDVIVIGSGPAGYTAALYTARAELAPLVFEGTSFGGALMTTTEVENFPGFREGIMGPALMDEMREQALRFGADLRMQDVEAVSLRGPVKTVTAEGVTHRARAVILAMGAAARYLGVPGEQELLGRGVSACATCDGFFFKEQDIAVVGGGDSAMEEATFLTKFARSVTLVHRREEFRASRIMLDRARANDKIRFLTNHTVEAVEGGDTMTGLRVRDVVSGAESTLPVTGMFVAIGHDPRSELVRDVLEVDPEGYVLVQGRSTATSIEGVFACGDLVDRTYRQAITAAGSGCAAAIDAERWLAEHVSTSEAADGDATEIPDNTLTGALND; this is encoded by the coding sequence ATGAGCGCCGACACTGTTCACGACGTGATCGTCATTGGTTCGGGTCCCGCGGGTTATACCGCGGCGCTTTACACCGCGCGGGCGGAGTTGGCGCCGCTGGTGTTTGAGGGGACGTCGTTTGGTGGCGCGTTGATGACGACCACCGAGGTGGAGAATTTTCCGGGTTTTCGTGAGGGGATCATGGGCCCGGCGTTGATGGATGAGATGCGCGAGCAGGCGTTGCGGTTCGGGGCCGATCTGCGCATGCAGGACGTCGAGGCGGTGTCGTTGCGGGGTCCGGTCAAGACGGTGACTGCTGAGGGGGTCACGCATCGGGCGCGGGCGGTGATCTTGGCGATGGGGGCTGCGGCGCGGTATCTGGGGGTGCCCGGGGAGCAGGAGTTGCTGGGCCGGGGTGTGAGTGCGTGTGCGACTTGTGACGGGTTCTTTTTCAAGGAGCAGGACATCGCGGTGGTCGGGGGTGGTGACTCGGCGATGGAGGAGGCGACGTTTTTGACCAAGTTCGCGCGCAGTGTGACGTTGGTGCATCGCCGCGAGGAGTTTCGGGCGTCGCGGATCATGTTGGATCGGGCGCGGGCCAACGACAAGATCCGGTTTTTGACCAACCACACCGTGGAGGCCGTCGAGGGTGGGGACACGATGACGGGTTTGCGGGTGCGTGATGTGGTCAGTGGGGCGGAGTCGACGTTGCCGGTGACGGGAATGTTCGTGGCGATCGGGCATGATCCGCGTTCGGAGTTGGTGCGGGACGTGCTTGAGGTCGACCCGGAGGGGTATGTCCTGGTGCAGGGGCGCTCCACGGCGACTTCGATCGAGGGGGTGTTCGCCTGCGGGGATCTGGTGGACCGCACCTACCGGCAGGCGATCACCGCGGCCGGCAGCGGCTGCGCGGCGGCCATCGACGCCGAACGCTGGCTCGCCGAGCACGTGAGCACCAGCGAAGCCGCAGACGGCGATGCGACCGAGATTCCGGACAACACGTTGACGGGGGCCCTCAATGACTGA